The genomic stretch GAGCAGAGAAATCTACTGAAAACCCTATACAAATGACCAGGTTGATCATGGATATGGAGTCTAGATTGACGCTCCAAAATGTCATGAAGCCAGCCACACCGACTATGACAGAAGCTATAGCAAAAGTCACCCACAGGCAACACAAGGGGCTGGGAATGAGCAAAAGGGAGACAATGAGCATTGCCCCGGCAGCAACCACAATGTTCTGAATGGTGTTCTGCACTATGACCAGGTACTGATCGTAGTAGATGAACGCTGGGTGGTACACCAGTAATGGCACACTGCACTGCCTGGCTGTCTCTCTTAACTCATGGAGGAGGTTCTTCTCATCAACAGCTGAGGTCACGTTCACTGTCTGGATGAAGAAACGTGAAGCTTTGATTTCATCCTGAGTCCTGTTAAGGTCCCACTCAAGCTGTTCCACTACTTTCCCAATTTTATCTAAGTTATCAAGGAAAAGAGTCTTATTGTTTAGATTTACCAGAATAGCTTCTCCTAGGACTGTGTATATTCTCAGCCATGACTCTGAGAGGTTCTTGTCTACGTATGAAATGCCCTCTAAATCCTGTGTGCAGTTCTCAATGGCAAGGCGAACGGTCTCATTCCAGTAATCTACACTTTCAGTAATGACAACCATGACCCTGGGGCCATATTCTGAGAAGTATTCCTCATTATCATCATAGAATGGACCAACGTACGAGTCGTCGCTGGCCAGATTCCGAAGATCGATGCCTTCCCTGATCTGTAGGCACCCATAAATGCTGCCAGCCAGATATGCTATGTAGAGCAGCACCACAAGGGCCTTGATCCATTTGTTGGTGAAGAAAGGGCCATAGTGCTTCTTAAAGAATATGCTCATTGGGTGCTCGCTTTCTGGCTGAGACGAGTGCCCAGAACAGTTGCCTATGCAGCAAGCGTTGTACAAGCAGGACTCGGCCTGACCTTCACCTCCTCCCACGGGCATACAAGTCAGCCAGTGCCGGTTTCCTTGCTCCCTTTTATGATTTAATACAAGAATTGCCCCAAAGAAGGTCATGGTATAGATATAGCAGAAGACAAAAGCGGTGCCTGTGTAGAGGCAAAATGACCTCACGGATGGAAAAGCAGTCCAGGTGCCAATGAAGAAGGCCAAAACATCTGTGAgagtggtgatggtgacagaaAGTGCTGCTTCTGAGTAAGTCTCAGCCAGCAGGGACTTAACAttggatttctcttttcttcttgagcTTTGTTCCCAGGCAGCAATCATGATGAACATGTCATCAACGCCAACTCCTGCAAGAGGAGACAAAGTTAAGGCTGCACTGCAACTGCCAGCTTCCATGAACACCcaacaaaagcacaaaataaaatGTGCATTCTGCATAAAATGAGGCTGGGAACATTGCTCTAGTGCTGAGGCAAGGTATGCAGGCACAGGAAGACAGATGCTTTGCATGTGGCTGAATTTATTACGCTTCAGAACCCCCTGGTGACCTGATGGGTTGTTGATCCCTCCCCTTACTCTGCTGAAGGACTGAGCACACCTAGCCCACCTCTGACAAGTGTGCTGTAGCTGCTCTCCAGGTGTCCAGTGGGGCAGGTTTCAGAGATTGAAATACACTGCCTACTCTTATGCTCAACTGTGAATGAAGAGTCAATGCGCTTCTCTCAGCCCTGATCTAGAGATTTGAACcacagaccttttttttttttttttgccagtgttACTCTCTCAAGGGCTCTTCTAGTCCCTGAAAGTTAAGTCACATCAAAAGGGAGAGCAAGACTGTGTGAACAGAGGAGCAAGCATAGCTGATAGAGCCGTGCCTAAAAGAGTGGAAATCACTACTGACTGCCCAGAGGGGCATTCACAGATGAATTAAACAGCAGGTCAAAAGGTGCTGCTGGACATCAGCAAGCCAGGCTGCTTCTGGAAAGCAGGCAGAATTCACAGCAATTCATCCCATTTAATGACGATTGGCTTTGATGCACTGCTCTAATCCAAGGAAGAGTGAAGTCTGCATGTTCTCTACAAAATACCTGAAGAGACTGGCTTGAGCCCTTCCCTGAGTGTACAAAAGGGTCTCTCTGAAATGTAGACCCTCTGAAACTGatgagcaaacaaaacaaacagaaaatgcatttgaaTTATGCAGGAAGCAAAGAAATGATGTGTGCCCTGAGGAGCATTTGCATTAGGCATCTAGTATGACACAGAGCCTCTCTCCACATGTGAGTTCCATGTGCTTTCCTCAGCATGAGACTAAGAAAAGATCACATGAATTTATCACAtaagagagcagagaaggactttaaaagcagaaatttaCTTGCAGCAGCATCATCTAATGGCATCTGAAAGTGCAGCACTAGCTGTCAGCAGCCTGTACAAGTGTGATGCAATGACACGAACTTCTCTGAGGTTTGGGGTAGTTGTGTGCACAGCTGGTCCATCACTTCAGGTGCACAGCTACACCAGACTCTTCAGTACATACTCATTACAGTTCAGAGGCAAGTTCACCCCCTTGCAAACGAAGTGGATTTCTTCTTTGCAATTACAGGCAGTCCTGCACATTGCCTAAGCTGTATTCAGGCCCAATGTTACCTGAGCAAGCACTACATTCTATGAGGACCACAAGTGACTcttcccctcactgcaggaTGGACCTGCCCATGACCTGATGCTCACATAACAGAAGACCAACACTCTCAGCTTGTTGTAACTCCACTTTGGTTTTGTATCAGACTCCAACTCACTTACCCAGAATGAGAAAAGGTGCAGTTGCTACAGTGACCACAAAGGGCACCCCGCAGAAGAGCAACAGTCCAAAGCTGCTCAATACAGCTAAACCAGCAGAAAGCACTCCACAGCATGCAAGCCAGACGTTATTTCTTATACAGCTCGACCTGAAAATATTGTAAGGAAGATTTTAATCACATGTCATATATGTCACTAAGGTGTTTGGCACAAGAAGACCACAGGCCCCAATCACAACCTGTCTGGGAAGAGAGCTCTTGAtgaaagctgctgtttgctgggACAGCTCCCAGGTGTCAGCACTGGGCAAGACTCCTCTCTACAGGAGATGGCAAAGACATTCTTCCTGCAGGCCATTTATATAACTGCTGACCCTCAAATCAGTTACAAAAGAGCTGGGGAAATGAAAATACATGAGCTCTATCAGTAAGAGGCTATATTTTGGGTGCCCCCCAAAATGATAAGTGTTgagaagctttttcttttcacacagGTTCTTGGTGGAGCTTATCAGACTGGAAGCATCTCTCGGGCAGTGAGCAGTGTGCAGAGTAGCTTTCTCAGCAGACAGACTGGATACCAGACACTTGCCAATATGCCCTCAAGGGCTGGCTTGAGGATTTCCCATGAAATGCTCCCAGTGGGAGATTTCACACCACACTGAGAGAGTAAAGAGTTGCCTCTTGCCCAGTTTTCCACATTTTCCAGGCTGTAGCCCATTTCTGATCTGTAGGAGAACCTCTAACCCCCAAGGCAAGAAGCATGTGTTGGTGGAACTGCCCTTGACTGTATGTCAGACAGCTGTATGCAGAAATTGGACTGCCTTAATGGATACAGTGCTCGAGGCAAGCACTAAACCAGTAAGCCCATCCCTCAAGTAAAACTTTCTTTCAGAAGCACAAACACAACCATAAGGGTGACAAATGTACAATGGTGACCTTGCACCAGCAGAGAGAAAGGACAGGTTAAGTTCTCTGCAGACAGCAAGGAAGGCTCAGACACTACTAGCAAGCAGAATACCTAAAGCTGTACCTGGATTTGCAGTAATCTATGAAGCTAGAGCTCACTCACCTGTACCTGAACTGAGCAGGTGGCAGAAAAAACATGCAAAGAGAGATCAACATCTTGGtacacctcctcctccctcccctgcttccttcctctttttaacTTATCTTTAATCAGTATGTTGTGGGCAGGATGAGTACAGAAGCTATGAAAGAAGCAATAGCATCActtattccttccttccccccatAAATGAGGATTTGTCTGATTTTGATGCATCTTTCTGGTGATGACCCCACTGGGTCTGCCAAGCTGGACTGTAAGTTTTCCTCAAGAGAAGTGCTTGTGCAGGATTGTGCTACTGCCAGGCTGGCCCCTTCCTGCATATGGGAACACAGAACCCTTTCACCATTCCAAGTCTGTCCCTTGGCACAGTGTATTTTGGTGCCAAAGCTACAGCACCTTGGGCCTCTTAAGACGAGACCAAGTAGAGAGTTGTTTCAGTTGTTTAAATAGTTCAGCTACAAAAAGGATTCTTGTGAGGCAGGGACTACAGAATTGGCTGATGGCTTCAGAGGACAAACAAATGGATACTGGCCTTCAAGTGTGCAGTCTGAACTGAAAGCTCACTCAGGTGTTTGTGGGGCAGGGACCATGAACCCCGTGTAAGCTGCTGGGAAACAGGCACAagcaggagagaagcagcagaggaatgACTGTGCCTGCTACCAAATGTCACGGCAAGTCTGCAGCTTCAAGAAAGACCTCACTTGACATGAGCAGAAAGCAGTTCAGGCAAGGTAAAGAAGGGTGGAGGTCACTTCTCATTGATCCATTGCTTAGAAGAAGGAATTTTACCTTAGGCAAGAGACGATGGAAAAGGTTATTGTCAAGAAGTACGTTATGGAGAAGAGTGGGATCACGCTCTTGGTATTTCCCTCAAACTCCTGCTGCCTGGACAGCGAGGTAAAGTAAGTCACCTGTGGttaaaagaagaaggaaagaaaagatgaagcaCGTGTAGCCTTTCCCTGGTCTTTATCCAGATGCAGCGGCAATGCTAAGCATCACATCGGCACTGGCACATCCCCGTGGCGCTCACAACCTGCAGAACGCCCCggccttttctctccttcagctcctttcCGGGCCGGCGACGTGGCAGCCCGGGCACTCCGGGTCTCTGTCCCCGCAGCTGCTTACCTGAATGGCGGTGAAATTCATTCCCGCCAGCTTTGATGGGAAGTCCTGCAGGAACCTCTCCAGCCACCGCTGGCTCTCCGCCGCCTCGGGGCCGTCCTCTTGCAGGTAATACATGAGCTTCAGGGCCCGCGCCGACACCACCCGCCCGCCGGCGTCCGTCCTCACACCGCCCAGCGCGGTGCCCAGGAAGGAGGCCCCGCTGCCGGGGTAGGTGAGGTTCTGCGGGGCGGGCGCCGTCGCGTTGGCGGTGCGCGGTAGCAGCGGgttggggctgctgcaggcgCTATAGGCGGCATTGCGGGAGCAGAGGCGCTCGTAGTCGCTGTCTGCCACCGCCGCGTTCAGCTTCAGCACCTCGTCCCACGCCGCCGGCTCCAGGACGGAGTGTCCGTCCGGCGCCACGGCGATGAGGGCGGCGTAGGCGCCCTCGGTGGGCAGCCGTGTTGCAGAGAAGCGCTGCGAGTCGTTGGTGGGGAAGTACTGCTGCACGAAGTCGCGGTCGGCCTTGGCGGGACCCTCCGTCGGTGTGAACTGTTGCTCGATGTCGTTCGCCTGCCGTTGCGGCAGGAAGATGAATCCGGCGCCCAGCGCTCCCGacagcagcagcggcagcagcacgAAGGGCCAGGGGCAGGCGGCCacgctgctccccagcccttcgAAGAGCCGCCTCAGCGGCCGCTCCACACAGTTAGTGTTGCGGCCGGAGCAGCGCTCCGTTTGTCTGTGCGACTCCTCCATGGGCGAGGCGGGGGCGCGGACTGCCGGTGTCAGCCGCACAGCTCTTGCTGCGCCAGAGGAGAGCCGCCCTCTACCCGCCTGGCTGCGATCAGAACCAGCGTTTTACCGTTGGGCGGCCAGAACTAGCGTTTTTCAAGCTGTGCGGCCAGGGCCTCTCCGCGGTCCAGGCGGTCGCGCCCTCCTCCGCACTGACTCATCAGAGCTTCCGCCACCTCGCCGGGCAGGCAGTTCGGGAGGCAGGTTCCCCTcgccgccgccccgccccgccccagGCTCGGGTCCCCGACAGGCAGCCGCCCGCCGCGCCCGGACCCCCTCGCCCACTTTGGCTCCGGGGGTGTCCTGTCCCGCCGCGGTACCGTTACAGTTCCCTGCCTGTTGAGCGCTGCCTGGAGCCCGTTTGTGCCTGTGTCGGCCGGCCCCCTCTGCCGGGAATGGCCCTGCTCCCACGCGGCATCCTCCTGACTTCATCATCTCTCGTGCTTTCCGGgaatctgctgctgtcattACTTCATCACTAAGGATTATTCTTCTCTCCGGGAGCCAAACATAGAAAGTGGTGGTGTACAGCTTGCTGTGTTTGCCCTCTGGGTAAACAGGTTTACAAAAGAAGGGGAGTGAGAACTGAAGACTTTGAAGCCAGGTTTAGTGATTGCAATGGGCAAGCCACAAAAGCCTCAGTGCTGTGGTATACCAGAGCATTGTGCAGTAGCAATGACAAAAAGTATCTTTCCAAGTCCACAAAATACCCTGCAGCCTGGTGTGCCTGATACTGGTGACAGTGATTTGAGTGCCCTCTGGCTGAGAACATTAAACTGAGCTGTGACAGGAGAGGTGTGCTGCGAAATGGCAAGAGTCAGCCAGCCACTTCTTGTCCTTCCATTGTGAACAGTGATGCACTTCACTCTTAACAGAGATGTAGAAATATGTTTATTGATATAAAACAGAGATTTAACAAAGTTTGATAGCAGATGTGACAGCTGTTTAACAAGATTCAGTGGCAAGGTACACTTGACAATTCACTGTGTAGAGAACAGGGTCCAACAAAACTGTTGGGCAGATACTCCCATTGAATCATGAGGTTCAGAAAGGACTTCCCATGTGTTCTGAACTCCTTCTCAAAGGGGAGTTTAGGTGCAGCTGGATCCAGATTTAGCAGATTTGGTCAACAGTTTGTGTTTAAAGGACTATATGTGCACAATCAATCATTTGTATCACTTAGCATTTCAAAATTCATCATGCTTTTAATTACTTACTGAGAATCTGCAGCAAGGATTCTTATCAACCTCAAGCAGTAACcttgagaggtatccctgcacAAGGGGAGAGATCCTGACATGCAGCCCGCTGGTGTGCAGGAGAGCTCAGCAGTCCCTGGGCTATCCACTATTTATGGACTAGGATAACTGGCTTCTAGTCGTATTTACATACCCTCTACAGATGTTAGTTTTTTCTGAATTTGGCTTGAGTCAGACATTGACCTGCACTGTGGATAGGTGAGTGCACAGCTCAAATTGTGCCATGGCTGTTATGGTGTTATCTCCCTTGAATCTGCATGACTAGCCACAGCTATTGCTGTCCATCACCACTGGTGACTGTCACTTGAACAGAGTTATGGAAAGTGAAGGTCTAGCTGGGGTAGGAGGCGGAGAGGGAGCAAACCACCACACCTTTAAATGAAGCTGCTGTCTCTACTCCTGCCAGTACTTGCAAAGAAGAGTTGCAGGTATTTCTTCTCTCTCAACATAAGGAGATGGACTTGCCACTTGTTTTATGGTTCTGTCTGTAAAGAAGCCAGCCAGGCTATGAATTCCTCTGTGGGATTTAGAAGGCACTTAGAAGCTATTTTCTATAGCTCCTAACTAAGTTTTTTAACAAATCTGACTCCAAACTGGTAGCTTTTCACATGCCCTGTTCTTAATTTTCTTGAATGAATTTATGtcaagggacctgctgagccacttggatcctcacaagtccatgggaccagatggcatccatcctagggtgctgagagagctggcagatgagctggccaagccactctccatcatttatcagcagtcctggctcacaggtgaggtccctgatgactggaagctggccaatgtgatgtccatccacaaaaagggtctgaaggaggaaccaggaaattacagacctgtcagcctgatgtcggtgccaggcaaggttatggaacaggtcatcctgagtacaatcacacagaacctgcaagatggtcaagggatcaggcccagccagcatggattcaggaggggcaggtcctgcctgaccaacctgatctgcttttatgatcaggttacccggCTGgtgaaggctgtggatgtagtctgcctggacttcagcaaagcctttgacactgtctgccacaagaagctcctggcaaagctggcagctcgtggtttggacagattcactcggaaatgggtcaagaactggctggagggccgggcccagagagtgaaggtgaacggtgccacatctggttggtggccagtcactagtggtgtcccccagggatcagggTTGGGCCctatcctattcaatatctttattgatgatgtagatgaaggaattgagtccatcatcagtaagtttgcagatgacaccaagttaggagcaggtgatgatctgttggagggtaggagggccctgcagagggacctggacaggctggatgggtgggcagaggccaatgggatgagattgaacaaggctaagtgcaaggttctacgctttggccacaacaaccccaagcagcgctacaggctggggacagagtggctggagagaagccagacagaaagggacctgggggtgctggttgatagtaggctgaacatgagccagcagtgtgcccaggtggccagggagccaatggcatcctggcctggctcaggaatagtgtggccagcaggacaagggaggttcttctttcccctgtgctcagcactggtcaggccacaccttgagtcctgtgtccagttctgggctcctcaattcaagagagatgttgaggtagtggaacgtgtccagagggcaacaaagctggtgaggggtccgGAGCAcaggcctgtgaggagaggctgagggagctggggatgtttagcctggagaagaggaggctcaggggagacctcattgctgtctacagctacctgaggggaggttgtagccaggtgggggttggtctcttcttccaggcaaccaggagcagaacgaggggacagtCTCaatctgtgccaggggaggtctgggctggatattaggaggaagttcttcacagagagggtgattgcccattggaatgtgctgcccagggaggtggtggagttgccatccctggagatgttcaggaggagactggatgaggcacttagtccagttgattgcttagggctgggtgataggttggactggatgatcttggaggtctcttccaacctggttgattctctgattctatgaactctaAATTCAAGGTGGTTTTCAAGCAGGAGGTACATGTCAGTCTTCTCTCCAAGATTCTGTATTCTTGTCCTTACTCCCTGGCCTATTCATTAATGGATTTTATGGTAAATTCTAATAGGataaaaatctgaaatactCCTTAGGTCAGGGCCAGGATCCTGACTACGGGACTTCCAGCAAGTCATGCTTTTCCTGTCTTTGTGGATGAAGGTCCAGACTCTCTCCTGATGTTTGCATTCGCTGGAATTTTCAAGGTGAGATTCCAGGAAATGAGTTTCTGGAAATATTGCCATGTACATAAATACCCACAATACCACATTTCTTTCTGGTTCCCAGtgctaacaaaaaaaaagagacaagtaAAACAGATACATACCTGACATGCCTAGAAGAGAATTGAGGATGGCTGGTGTCCCATGTTTAAGCAGCTTCTACTTTCATCTTTTTGTGTCTGTGGAGACCAAGAAATACAATCTATTCATTTCTAATATCCCCAGTGGCTTCCTCTCTAGGTGGTGTCAGAATATGCATAACACTGGTACATTGTCCACTTCAGGCCTGCATTAACCAGTCAAGGTCCTGTTTGGCTGGCGGATTTTTCAACCTGCTGCACAGCATTCTTGGTCAGACCATTTCCTTGGAGGGCAAGAGACCTGGGTTTAACTTCACCCTCAAAACAAGGTGCCAGAATCTTCTTTCTTCCACAGCAGGGCCCACTGACCAGCATTGAGACACTTGTATCTTGCCAGAatcaaagagaaagaaggagagttCAGCCCAGATCTCCTTCAGGCACAGCCCAGGAAGGCTCATGGATGCAGACAAGGCTTTGATCATGGCTTGAATGTCACAACGGTTCCAGGACTGAACCAGCTCCTAGCTGAAAAGGCAGCAGGGTAGGGAGAACAAATGCAGCTTCCAGCCTGGGGGATTTGAAATGAAGAAACAGCATATGCCTGGGTGGTGAGACTCCCTGCTTCACAGCCTTCTGTGTTTGAAAGTTCATTTTCAGTTAATCTCCTCAGACTCCATTTCCCTCTGCCTAGAACGGTATCTGTCTCCTCCTCTAGCTGTGCCTTTGCTCACAGACTCTGTGAGAATAATTATTTGGAAGAGGAGGCTGTCCTCAGTAATGCAGAGACAGCCATGTTCTGGTCTGTATCTGTACTCCTGTGTCTTCCAAGCAGTTACTACTGAGGTTGGAAGTGATCCAACCAGTtctgtagaatcacagagtaatttaggctggaagggccctctggatCTCATCTCATCCACGCCCTGCTCGGAGAAGGGCTTGGCATGGGTGCTAGCcaaggttgctcagggcttggTCCAGCTGTGTTTGGAggacctccaggggtggggactccagaGCCGCTGGGCAACCTCTGTCAGTGTTTGACTACCTCCATCATGATTTTtccccctcatcaatgtcaacATTTTGGTAgtggggctgcagggatggcctctgtgaggagaggccaggggctgctctgagctggtcACCTCCAGTTCCAGCTGTCCCCAATGGGCCCACCACAGGGCACGACTGAGCCCATCCTCAAGGGAATCTGTGGCACCTCTGTGAAAATGCCTTCAAGTGGAGGGTGGTAAACACCAAGCAAAAGGAGAAGCAaggccagagcaggaggagcaaTGTAGGAAAAAAGACCACAGTGTGgggtgaggaggaaagagagaagaccACGCCTGGGCCGAGCCAAGGGGCTGCTTGAACAGGAGCTAAGAGGTACGACCCCAAAGGGGCTGCTGCCAGTGAAGGAACCAGCATGCATATGCTGGCCCCAGTCTCCTGGGccacccaccacctccccaaaGGGGCTGAGCATAGCATATGGTGAGGGGACTGAAGAGCAAATAGAGCAGGGGAAGAAGAGGTGTCTGAAGGGAACTGTGTTTTTCCTAAGGGTTGGGTGGTTGTTTTCAGGCTTCTTTGACACCAGAATCTGTAAGAAATAGTTTGTTAATTGGTGAATCAATTGCATTCATGGAAGTTCTCTGAATGAACAAAGAGTTTCTGTCCATATCTTACTGgaatttttcttcataaagttTGTGACAATCGGTCTTTGTCCTTTCCtagcacatagaatcatagaatggtccaggccagaagggacctccagaggtcatccagtccaacctccgtgcagtcagcagggacatccccaactagaccaggctgcccagggcctcgtcaagcctcactttgaatatctccagggaagaggcctcaaccacGTATCTAAGAACAGTCTGTCTTCTCTGCACCTTCCTGTAACATAGCCGAAGACAGCAAGAAAATCCTCCCCAGTCttggtcttctccaggctgaatctaGCTCCCTTGCCTGATTCATTGTGTGCTCCAGGACCCAACTGTTCAGGGTCCTTCAGTGGTCTCACTCCAGTAAGCTGGTACCCCTCTTCTACTTGGGAGCTCAGCCTTGTGCACAGTactgcagatgaggtctcacgTGCTGAATGGAGAAAGATAATCACTTCTGCTGAAGTTCTGGCTATGTCCTTTGTAATTCAGCTCACTCTGTGGTTGGCCATAGTCACCACCAGGTTGTGTTGTTGATGCATGTTCATATGCTGCTGACTCATGCTTAGTGGGGTGATGTGTATAGacttaaaatgaaattaatgtgTAAATTCTTATGAAATAGAGTGGAGGAACTcacacttttttattttctaagctGCAATAGTGCTTGTTTCCAAGTGTGCATTAACCCTATCTGGTCTGTATTTCATAGGCAGAAAATTGCTCTGGGATTTCTGTCCTTTCAAGAAATCCCTGCAGTCTAAAGCAATTTCAATTTACCACTGCAGAGATATTGTAGAATCCTGTTATTTGAAATGGAATGTGATGAGATATAATTTCCtatgaattttctttctttcttgagaATGTCAGGAATTCTaagtaaatgtttataaatacctgagggctgggtttcaagaaggaggggacagactcttctcagttgcagcttgggacagcacaaggggcaatagatataaactacagcataggaggttccacctcaacatgaggagaaacttcttcactgtgagggtcacagagcactggaacaggctcactagagaggttg from Indicator indicator isolate 239-I01 chromosome 20, UM_Iind_1.1, whole genome shotgun sequence encodes the following:
- the LOC128973634 gene encoding patched domain-containing protein 3-like is translated as MEESHRQTERCSGRNTNCVERPLRRLFEGLGSSVAACPWPFVLLPLLLSGALGAGFIFLPQRQANDIEQQFTPTEGPAKADRDFVQQYFPTNDSQRFSATRLPTEGAYAALIAVAPDGHSVLEPAAWDEVLKLNAAVADSDYERLCSRNAAYSACSSPNPLLPRTANATAPAPQNLTYPGSGASFLGTALGGVRTDAGGRVVSARALKLMYYLQEDGPEAAESQRWLERFLQDFPSKLAGMNFTAIQVTYFTSLSRQQEFEGNTKSVIPLFSITYFLTITFSIVSCLRSSCIRNNVWLACCGVLSAGLAVLSSFGLLLFCGVPFVVTVATAPFLILGVGVDDMFIMIAAWEQSSRRKEKSNVKSLLAETYSEAALSVTITTLTDVLAFFIGTWTAFPSVRSFCLYTGTAFVFCYIYTMTFFGAILVLNHKREQGNRHWLTCMPVGGGEGQAESCLYNACCIGNCSGHSSQPESEHPMSIFFKKHYGPFFTNKWIKALVVLLYIAYLAGSIYGCLQIREGIDLRNLASDDSYVGPFYDDNEEYFSEYGPRVMVVITESVDYWNETVRLAIENCTQDLEGISYVDKNLSESWLRIYTVLGEAILVNLNNKTLFLDNLDKIGKVVEQLEWDLNRTQDEIKASRFFIQTVNVTSAVDEKNLLHELRETARQCSVPLLVYHPAFIYYDQYLVIVQNTIQNIVVAAGAMLIVSLLLIPSPLCCLWVTFAIASVIVGVAGFMTFWSVNLDSISMINLVICIGFSVDFSAHISYAFVSSGESSANRRAIEALSLLGYPVLQGAVSTILGVVVLAAAKTYIFRTFFKIMFLVILFGALHGLVFIPVFLTFFGNFGRSPLLTQSKKFELSYRND